Within the Calditerrivibrio sp. genome, the region CCAACATCATTAGAATTTCTTCAAAAAGCCAAAAATCGCACAGACAACCTACTCATGCCCCACAAGGCTATGGGTAGAATGCATGATATCTCAGAACAACTTTGCTCCATCTATCATACACTTACACCTAAAATAGAAAAAGCTGCTGTATTTGTAATGGCAGGTGATCACGGGGTTGTGGAGGAAGGAGTATCACCTTTCCCACAAGAAGTTACTGGATTGATGTTTAATTGCTTTCTAAATGATTTAGCGACCGTAAGTGTTTTAGCAAAATTTGAGGGGATTGACATAATTCTTGCCGATATCGGTTCCAAATACGATTCATCCAACATTCAAAAAGCTAAGAATGAATTTGTGCTAAGAAAAGTAGTAAATGGCACAAAAAATTTCACCAAAGAACCAGCGATGACAAAAGAAGAAGCACAAAAATGTATAGAAACTGGTTTTGAGATAACCTCAAAATATATAAAAGAAAAAAACTTAGACATAGTCCTTACAGGTGAAATGGGTATAGGCAATACAACACCCTCATCAGCTATTGGTGCAGTCATCACAGGGAATCCAGTGGAAATTATGGTTGGTAAAGGAGCAGGCCTTTCTGCTGAAGGTGTATCAAAAAAAATAGAGGTGATCAAAAAAGGTATAAATCTTCACAAACCAAACCCAAACGATCCCTTGGATATATTAGCCAAAGTTGGAGGAGCAGAAATTGGTGCCATAGCAGGTACAATCATAGCTGCAGCATACCATAGTATTCCTGTAATTATAGATGGCTTCATATCAACAGCTGGAGCCCTCATCGCTTATAAACTCAACCCCATTGTAAAAGAATATATGTTCGCTGGTCATTGTTCAGAAGAACCTGGACACATAAAAATGCTCGAATACCTTGATCTTACTCCAATACTAAACCTAAAAATGAGGTTAGGAGAAGGAACAGGGGCAGTTCTTGCTCTACCCATTATAAAGCAAGCAGCAAATATGTTTGTAAATGTATCCACCTTCGATGAAGCTGGGATCCCAAAGTAGCACCTATATTGCCTTGACAGTCAATATGTTTACCTGTATATATCGCGAAAGGGGGTAACATGAGGATTAGACTCTCGTTAATATTTGTACTAATACTACTTACCACAGCGGTATATGCCAAAGAAACTATCACTATCTTTGCCGGTGCCGCAAGTAAACCCCCTACTGAAGAAGTAGCAAAACTCTTTGAAAAAAAGACAGGGATCAAGGTCGATATAATCTTTGGGGGATCAGGTTATGTTTTATCCCAAATGGAGTTAAGCAAGACAGGAGATCTC harbors:
- the cobT gene encoding nicotinate-nucleotide--dimethylbenzimidazole phosphoribosyltransferase, translating into PTSLEFLQKAKNRTDNLLMPHKAMGRMHDISEQLCSIYHTLTPKIEKAAVFVMAGDHGVVEEGVSPFPQEVTGLMFNCFLNDLATVSVLAKFEGIDIILADIGSKYDSSNIQKAKNEFVLRKVVNGTKNFTKEPAMTKEEAQKCIETGFEITSKYIKEKNLDIVLTGEMGIGNTTPSSAIGAVITGNPVEIMVGKGAGLSAEGVSKKIEVIKKGINLHKPNPNDPLDILAKVGGAEIGAIAGTIIAAAYHSIPVIIDGFISTAGALIAYKLNPIVKEYMFAGHCSEEPGHIKMLEYLDLTPILNLKMRLGEGTGAVLALPIIKQAANMFVNVSTFDEAGIPK